The genomic window AAGCCTCCTGCACCTCCTGCACCAGAGAACGCAGGTGATCCAGCATGCGCTGGAAGGCATTGCCGAGCTGGTCCTGTTCGCCCATCGATTTGAGGGTCAGGCTGATGTCTCCAGAGGCGATGCTGTCTGCCACTCTGGCCATGTCTTTCTGGTGGTGGGTCATGCGGTCAAAGGCCCTGACCAGTGCCCCGAGTTCATCCTGGGTGGCCAGAGGAAGCTTCACTTCCAGATTGCCCATCGACAGGTCATTGGCGGCTTGCGAGAGGGTTTTGATGCGCCCTTCGATCAGCAGGCGGATCAGCACAATCAAACCAATGAACAAGACCACCAGAATGATGCCCGTGGCCACCACCGTCTGAATCAAGTGTGCAGAGTACACCTCAAGGTCACCCAGGCCCTGTCCGGCCAGCATGGTCCAACCAAAGCCCGGAAAATCCGAGTAACCGCGGGAGGTGTACCATCCCACCAGCCCATCCCCGTCGCCTGTGGGGCTCGGGGCTTCTCTGGCCCCTTCGGTTTTTTTCAGGTCCACCCCCATGCGGGCCACCAGACTGTTGGTCATGAAATCCATGGCTTCGGGGCTGTGCAGCGTGTAGCCTTGTTTGTTGACCACCCCCACCCCCAGACTGCTGATTCCAGCTTGTTTGCCAGCCACTTCAATTTCATCCATGATGTGGATCGCCGAGTCCCAGTTGAACCGGGTGGTCCACACCCCCACCACCCGTCCCGATTCATTGCGTATGGGTGCACTGAAAGTCAGGGCGAGGGCTTTGTCCGGGCCATACAGGGTTTGCAGGATGGGGTCTTCCTTCAGGTCTTCAAGGTGCACGGGTCGGGATTGGGTGCCAATGGCGAGGGCCGCTTTGAACCACCCTTCACCAGAGACATCCTGTCCGATGAACGTTGCAGCTCTGGGAAGTGGCTTTCCAGAGGCGTCCTGGGTGTTGATGGCGATGATTTTTCCGGAGCGGTCTGCCACCACCATCAGGCTGTAAAAAGGGGCGTACAGCTGCATGCTGGTGTTGATGAGCCCGATGATCGGAACCGGATTCATGGATCTGGCTGCAGGCGTGCTGGCAAACGACTGGATGTCGGTGTAGCGCTCAAAGAGGTTGCGGTCCAGTTTGTCCATGCCGTTGAACGCCACTTGCTGGATGTTTTTCTTGCCCTGCTCCACAAAAGTGTCGTGGGTTTGCTGGATCAGCACCCACCCGGCCAGCAGGGCCATGACCACCACGGTCAGCAACCCGAGCAGGGTGACTTTGTTGAACACGCTCCATGTTTTAAATGACCTCATGGTTTCCTCCGGGTGAAGCAATGGATGGCATGGATTGGAAATGCTGCAACAACTCTGGAACATCCAGCACGGTCACGTGGGCATCCCACACCCCACGGATGCCGGGCCTCCCCGAAGTGGATCTGGACAGCTGTTCTGGCACATCCACCACCCCGTGCACCTGCTGAACCTGCAAAGCCACTTTCTGGTTGTGGGTCAGGCACACCACCACCATGTGCCCGGCCTGAACCTGCGGGCGGTGCCCCATCAGGGCGGAAAGGTCCAGCACGGCAAGCACATGTCCTTGCAGGTTCACCAGTCCAGCAAGGGTTTCTGGTACACCCGGCAGGGAAGTCAGGGCAGGTTTGGTCCGCACCACATCGATGTGCTGTAAAGGCAGGGCATAACGCTCGGGGCCAGCCTCCACCAAAAGCATGGGGTTGCCCTGAGGTTTGCGGTCTTCATGCAGTGGGAGGGCCAGTTGGGCTGCTCTGGCTTGCAAAAGGTCTTTTTCATTCATTCTGGTTCCCCTTCAGGCGGGCAAGGGTGTGAAACGTGGCAGAACGCAATTCCTGCACGGTCAATTCGTCTGAAAGCACCTGCTCTGGAGGCAGGGCCGCCAGCACCTGCTGCAGGTGTCTGAGCAAGGCCAGAGCCCGCGTGGGTTGCTGTCGCCCGATCCACATCTGGGCCAGCCTGAACACCGCCAGAGCGTCCTCGGGATGCAAAAACACATGTTGCCTGAGGGCTTCCAGGGTCTCCTGTGGTGCAGAGGGAGTGGCCACAGGACCCAGGAGGACAGGTGGAACGGGTTGAACAGGGGCAACCTTTTGGACGCTGGGAACCCCTGTTTTGGCGGGAAGCACCTGCGCTGTTTGTGCAGGCGGCACAGCAGGACACTGTGAAAGGGCTGGGAAAGTGCGCCAGAGCATGCCCAGAGGATGCGCATGAGGATGAAAACCTGTTTGTGGCTCTGGCAGCGGATCGGTGGCCCCCAGCATCAGAAATCCATCGGGTTTCAGACGCCGGGCAAATTCGCGGTACACCTGCTGGGCGCTCGGGTTGGAAAAATACAGGGTGACGTTCCGGCACAGGATCAAGTCCAATTTGTCCAGAGCATGGAGACCTGCCCCAAAATCGGCTTTCCATGGCATCTGTTTGAGGTTCAGCACCCCGAAATGCACATGTTGCTTCAGGGGATTCATGATGTGCCACAAATCCCCATAAGTCAGAAAACAGGCTTCCCGCACCTCTGGGGGCATGGTCCTGAAAGACCACTCCCGGTATTTGCCGATGCGGGCTTTCTGGATGGCGTCTGGATGCAGGTCCGTTCCCAGAACCACCGCGTCAGGCCGTTTGCTTTCCCGTTTCAGCAGGATCGAGAGGGTGTAGGCTTCCTCTCCAGTGGAACATCCAGCAGACCAGACTTTCAGAGGACCAGAGCGCTTTTGCAACTCGGGCAAAATGTGGGTGCGCAGTTGCTGCATCTGCTGCTCTCCCCTGAAAAAGTAGGTTTCGTGGATGGTCAACTCCTGCACGAAACCCTCCAGAAAAGCCCGATCAGGCTGCTCAAGCAGGTCTTTGACCACCCCTGCAAGGTCTCCAGAGCTGCGTTTTTGCAAGGTACGCCGCAGGGTGTGGTCCTGCGCCCGGCCCATTTGCAACCCACTGAGCTTCTCGATGCGCTCCAGCAAACGTTTCAGAAGGTCTTCAGGGATGGGCAAGGTCATGCAGACTCCCACAATGCAGAAGGTTGAAAAAACTCGGGCCTGAGGACCGGGGTGCTGCCTTCAGGTGTGCGAATGATGGCTTCGATGGAACTGTGCTCCTGATAACGGATGGGAACAAAATCCGCCAGAGGCACCTCCAGAAAGTCCAGCACCTCATCCACCCACAGCACGAAAGCCGGGTTGCCTTTCAGAAGCAAAAGCCTCTGGTGGACACTCGGGCTGTTTTCAGGAAAGCCCAGTTTGCGCCTTGCGCTGACCACAGGAAAGAGGGTTCCAGCCAGATTGATGGCCCCAACCACATCCTGAGCATCCAGAGGGGTGAACAGGGCCATGCGCATGACCCGTTCGATTTGACCCAGAGGCAGCATGTACCGCTGGTCACCAACCCCCAGATGCAGCACCCCGAGGTTCATGTGTTGGGCCCCTGAGGGTGGGCTGGCCACTCGGCAACAAATTGCGCAAGGCCAGCACGCGTTTCGGCCCACAAACGGCCTCCGTTGGCTTCGGTGGCCACCCGCAAGAGGGGCAAACTGACCCCTGCCCCGTACCACTTGTGGGACAGGCTGGGACTGTACAGCAAAGGGTTCATTTCTTCGGGCAGGATGCGGCTGTGGGGGTCTTGCAAGGTCAGACGCACGTGGTTGCCTTCCAGTGAGAGGTTCACATGGATGGTGCTCTGGTCTGGGGCGTGTTTCATCATGCTGATCAGGGCACTTTGCAGGGCCGCGTACATCACTTTGCGGTCCAGCAGCACCTGTACACCTTTGACTTCAGGCTGGATGTTCAGGTCGAAATGCTGTTGCCTGAGGAGCATTTGAAGTTGCAGACCGTCCAGCACCTCCGCCAGAAAATGCCCAATGCGGGTGGGAACCGGGCGCACCTCGGCCTGATGGGTTTGCAGGCGCAAAAACTCCTGATACTGACCCATGATGTCCAGCAACATGGTTTTGGCATCTCTGGCATTGCTCAGCAGTGGACGCAGGTCGTCCAGAGACCGGGATTCTGCAGCCATGTCCACGGCCAGACCCAATGCGGAAATGGGGTTTTTCAGGTCATGGGCAAACACCGCAAAGAAATCCAGTTGCACCTGACGCAGCAACTCTCTGGCTTGCATGCCCTGCCGGAATTCCCGGGCATGGTTCAGGGCCTGCATGAAAGCGGGAACGTCTTTGCCTTGCAAATCAAAATCCCCTTTGGACAGGTAGGCATCTGCACCCATGCTCAGGGCTTCTTGCAAGCCTCTGGGGTCTTTCCCGGAGAACACCACCACCACCACACTCTGGTTGATGGCCCGGATCTGCTTCAGCACCTCCAGTCCACTGCGTTCTTCCAGGTTGAGGTCCAACACCACCAGTTCAAACTGGCTGATCTCTGGGAGGTGTTGCAGGGCTGCAGGCACCGAGGCGGCCTCGATCACCTCTGCACCGTCATGCTTGAGGGTGTGGCGCAAAAAAGACCGCACCAGACTGGAATCATCGACCAGCAAAACCTTTTTCCATGGCTTCAGGGGTGTGCTGTGCAGTTTGAGGTCTTCAGAGAGGTGTTCCAACTGGTCGGTGCGGATCACCTGATTGCGCCCGAGGCGTTTGGCCTGATAGAGGGCAGCATCGGTGTTTTCCACCAGTTGGGCTGCAGAGGTGTCCAGACCCGTGAAGGTCTCACCGACCCCCAGCGAAAGGGTCACCACGTGGTGGCTTTCTGAGGTGGGGTGGGGAAGGGCAGCGTTCAGCACGGCCACCCGCAGGTGCTCGGCCAGTTGGGCCGCTTCCTGCAAACCTGCATCCGGGAGCAGCACCGCGAATTCTTCACCGCCGTAACGGGCCAGCAGGCTCTCTGGAATGAAAGTGCTTTCTTTTTCAAGGGTGTCTTGCAGGATGCTGGCGATTTTTTTCAGGCACTTGTCTCCCTCAAGGTGCCCGAGTGCGTCGTTGTAGCGCTTGAAGTGGTCCACGTCCAGCAAAATCAAGGACACTTTGCGCTGCTCCTGCAACCAGAGGTTTTGCAGTTGCTGGTCCAGTTGCCTGCGGTTGGCCACGTGGGTCAAGGGATCGGTCAGGCTGAGGCGCTCCATGTGGGCGTGGCTGTCTTTCAGGTTCTGCTCTCTGGAACGGCGTTGAATCAGCAGTTCACTGAGGCGCAAAGCCCCCTTCACGCGGGCCACGAACTCCACAGGATCGGCGGGTTTGGACAGAAAATCACTGGCTCCAGCATGAAAAGCCGCTTCCAGATCTTCCTTTTCTCCCCGACCCGTGATGATGATCACCGGAATGTCCTGCAACTCTGGGAAAGACCGGATGTGCCTGAGGGTGGCGATGCCGTCCATGCCGGGCATCATCAGGTCCAGCAAAATCAAGCGCACCTGATCGCGCACCTCTGGATCCTGCAAAGCCTGCACAAGGCCCTCTCCAGAGTCTGCGGTGTGCACATCTTCGATGCCGGCCTGGGCCAGCAGGGTGGTCAACATGCTGCGGATCAAACGGCTGTCGTCAATCACCCACACACTCATGCCTGTTCCTCCAGCAAAGCAAGGGCGGTTTGCACCAGTTCAGAATGCTCGGGGATGCTCTGGTTCTCCAGAGCGACCTGTAAAAAAGGGGTGGGTGCGGCTTGCGCGGCATCATGGACAGTCACGATCACTCCAGAGGTTTGGCGTTGGGACAATTCGGTGAGCACCTGCACGGTGGCAGGGTCTGTGCTCTGGCCGATCACAAAAAGGTCTGCATGGGTGGTCAAAAGGTCTTGAGGGGCGTGTGCAAATTGCACAGAGAAACCGGCTTCCAGCAGCAACCACGCCTGATGCATCCTTGCGGTCATGGAAGGGTCGTGGATCAACACGTGTTTGGCCTGAACGCTTGAGGATGTGGATGCTGTTTCTGCGTGGGTCTCTGGTTGCCGTGTTGCAGGTTCAGCAGGGGTGTCCTGCCAGTGTTCCAGCAGGGTCAGCCAGTGGTTTAAAGGTTGAGGTCTGCTCTGGGCTTCTCCAGCGGTCAGGCACATGGCCCGCACCTCATCGACCACCTGAAGGAGCACACTGGCCTGCTGCTCGGTCAGGGCTCTGGGTTTTTTGCGCAAGGCATCGAGCACATCTTCAAGGGCATGGGTGAGGGTCTGGATGTCTTGCAAACCCATCATGCCTGCACTGCCTTTGATGGTGTGGGCAGCCGTGAACATCCTGCGGACCACTTCCGGGTCTTGCAGGTGTTCGAGTTTCATCAGACCCTCTTCCAGAAGGTTCAGGTTGTCTTCTGCTTCCAGCTGAAATTCCTGCAGAAATGCACGCATGTCCAAAAAAGGGCCTCGCTTCTCAGGTGATCCTGAAGACAGGTCGAACAAGACAGACCAAACGGGTCATGTTTCAGTATGACCGATTTTTCCACAGGGTTTGCTGTGTCCCTGTGGAGGCTCTGGTGGCTTCCAGAGGTGTGTTTCAGCTTCCAACAGACCCCGGTCATTTTTTTGTGACATTTCCTACATTAAACTGAGGGCATGCAAGATCCGGCCCGTCACAGCTTTGATGCCCCCAGCATCCACCATGTCACTGCCGCCTTTCACAGCTGTACCCGGTACTACGAGGCCCTGCGTGCCCACCGCGGATTTCGCATGATGCCGCCCGAGATGGCCGACCAGCTGGACCTGTGTGTGCAGGATGTGCAAGATTCTCTGGCCCGTCTGCAAGGCTGTCTGGACTCGGGCCGCATGACCCCCGAACTGCTGCAGGAAGCCCATGCTTACGTGCAGTGCCACATGGACATGGTGATGGACCTGTTCACGGGCCTGAATGGGCTCTCGGGCGTCCAGAAGAACTGAATGTTGTCCTGAGGTTTTCCTCAATCAAAGAAAAAACCGCCCGAAGGCGGCTTTTCATGGATGCTGGGTTCAGGGGAAGGTTTTGACCTGAACCATGGTGCTGCCACAGGGGCAGTTTTCATCTTCTGTGAAAGACACAAAGGTTTTCCCGACACCATCGGTGATGGTGTCGGCACTGTAAGCGTCGAGGTTCAGGTTGCTGTTGAGGGCATCTCCAAACTGCACCCAGGTGCTGCCATCCCAGCTCTTGGCCAAGAGTTGACTGGCAAGCCCGCTTTCTTCCCAGACCACCACGGGCTTCCCATCGGGTTTGAGGCTAACATTGGGTTCGTAGCCTGCATTGAGGGGATCCATGTTCAGGGATCCACCCAGAGCAGTCCAGACGCTGCCTGCATCATCCCAGCGCAGCACCTTGACCTGATCGTCTTCAATGTAGGCCAGGGTCACTTCGCCTGTGGGACCGACGGCCAGAGAAGGCTCGGTGCCATCTGCAGACCCATCCACAGATCCGGTTCCGAGCAGGTCCCAACTGCTGCCGTTCCAGTGCTTGACGAAAACGTCCTGGGTGGAGCCATCCAGGTTGTCTTCCGCCCAGGTGACATAAGGGTTGCCTGCAGGATCGGTGGCGATGTCCGGCAACCCTGCATGCATGCTCGGGTTAACGTTCAAAGACCCTCCCAGCAAAACCCATGAAGTTCCATCCCATTCTTTGACCTGAACCTGATCGATGCCACTGCTGTCGTCTGGCTCAGACCACACCACCATGGGCCTGTTGCTGGCATTCAGGGCCACCGCAGGATCTGTGGCAGAATTGCTTGGCACCATGTCCACAGATCCAAGGGGGATCCAGTCGGCTGCCACAGGATCGTATTGCTTCACATACACATCGGATTGGTTGGTGAAAGGATCGCTGAGTTCACTCCATGCCACAGCAAACTGGTTGGCGTCTTTGTGGGCAATGCTGGGTGATTCAATCAAGAAGGTCTGGATCAGGTTGGGTTGTGCTGACACCTCAAACCAGTCGTTGCCATCCCATTGCTTGACCAGCAGGTCTGTGTAGAGTCCATTGAACTGGGTGTAGGCCACCACAGGATGACCTGCAGCATCCAGAGTGATGGAAGATTCACCGCCTGATGCCGAAAAAGCCTGATTCAGGGGAGCACCCACCCGTTTGAATTCCTGGTCGTTCTGTCCGAAGGCCAACTGCATGGTGAAGCTGAACGGATTGTTGGCCGGATTGCTGGGGTCGGTGTCGTAACGGATCGAGAGCGTCAGAGGAGCACTCTGTCCGGGTTCCAGTTTTTCGGAGAGGAAGTAACTGTGGCCCTGAGGAATCACTTCCTGAAAGCCTGTGGGTGCATCGATGGGAAAAAAAGCAGGATCAAACACAGGGTAAAAGGGGGTGGCATCCA from Deinococcus misasensis DSM 22328 includes these protein-coding regions:
- a CDS encoding Hpt domain-containing protein; this translates as MRAFLQEFQLEAEDNLNLLEEGLMKLEHLQDPEVVRRMFTAAHTIKGSAGMMGLQDIQTLTHALEDVLDALRKKPRALTEQQASVLLQVVDEVRAMCLTAGEAQSRPQPLNHWLTLLEHWQDTPAEPATRQPETHAETASTSSSVQAKHVLIHDPSMTARMHQAWLLLEAGFSVQFAHAPQDLLTTHADLFVIGQSTDPATVQVLTELSQRQTSGVIVTVHDAAQAAPTPFLQVALENQSIPEHSELVQTALALLEEQA
- a CDS encoding CheR family methyltransferase produces the protein MTLPIPEDLLKRLLERIEKLSGLQMGRAQDHTLRRTLQKRSSGDLAGVVKDLLEQPDRAFLEGFVQELTIHETYFFRGEQQMQQLRTHILPELQKRSGPLKVWSAGCSTGEEAYTLSILLKRESKRPDAVVLGTDLHPDAIQKARIGKYREWSFRTMPPEVREACFLTYGDLWHIMNPLKQHVHFGVLNLKQMPWKADFGAGLHALDKLDLILCRNVTLYFSNPSAQQVYREFARRLKPDGFLMLGATDPLPEPQTGFHPHAHPLGMLWRTFPALSQCPAVPPAQTAQVLPAKTGVPSVQKVAPVQPVPPVLLGPVATPSAPQETLEALRQHVFLHPEDALAVFRLAQMWIGRQQPTRALALLRHLQQVLAALPPEQVLSDELTVQELRSATFHTLARLKGNQNE
- a CDS encoding chemotaxis protein CheW, whose translation is MNLGVLHLGVGDQRYMLPLGQIERVMRMALFTPLDAQDVVGAINLAGTLFPVVSARRKLGFPENSPSVHQRLLLLKGNPAFVLWVDEVLDFLEVPLADFVPIRYQEHSSIEAIIRTPEGSTPVLRPEFFQPSALWESA
- a CDS encoding methyl-accepting chemotaxis protein — translated: MRSFKTWSVFNKVTLLGLLTVVVMALLAGWVLIQQTHDTFVEQGKKNIQQVAFNGMDKLDRNLFERYTDIQSFASTPAARSMNPVPIIGLINTSMQLYAPFYSLMVVADRSGKIIAINTQDASGKPLPRAATFIGQDVSGEGWFKAALAIGTQSRPVHLEDLKEDPILQTLYGPDKALALTFSAPIRNESGRVVGVWTTRFNWDSAIHIMDEIEVAGKQAGISSLGVGVVNKQGYTLHSPEAMDFMTNSLVARMGVDLKKTEGAREAPSPTGDGDGLVGWYTSRGYSDFPGFGWTMLAGQGLGDLEVYSAHLIQTVVATGIILVVLFIGLIVLIRLLIEGRIKTLSQAANDLSMGNLEVKLPLATQDELGALVRAFDRMTHHQKDMARVADSIASGDISLTLKSMGEQDQLGNAFQRMLDHLRSLVQEVQEASHNLASASMQLQAASAQQGASINEQSAAVTETSATVEEVRVSSDQAVDMANTVSQNAQKAQQVAVSGAQATQNMIRDMQDIRTQVQSISNHILTLSESSQQISDIIEVVRDLADQSNLLALNAAIEAHRAGEHGRGFVVVAQEIRNLAEQSKSATTQVRTILSGIQRDTNAAVMATERGTRVVDGGVQSIQSLEHTINELSDAIEHAARSAQVIAGSVRQHSYGMEQIALAMQNIQTASEQNLQASESNQQAARHLGDWASRLKNVIDRYRL
- a CDS encoding chemotaxis protein CheW encodes the protein MNEKDLLQARAAQLALPLHEDRKPQGNPMLLVEAGPERYALPLQHIDVVRTKPALTSLPGVPETLAGLVNLQGHVLAVLDLSALMGHRPQVQAGHMVVVCLTHNQKVALQVQQVHGVVDVPEQLSRSTSGRPGIRGVWDAHVTVLDVPELLQHFQSMPSIASPGGNHEVI
- a CDS encoding response regulator gives rise to the protein MSVWVIDDSRLIRSMLTTLLAQAGIEDVHTADSGEGLVQALQDPEVRDQVRLILLDLMMPGMDGIATLRHIRSFPELQDIPVIIITGRGEKEDLEAAFHAGASDFLSKPADPVEFVARVKGALRLSELLIQRRSREQNLKDSHAHMERLSLTDPLTHVANRRQLDQQLQNLWLQEQRKVSLILLDVDHFKRYNDALGHLEGDKCLKKIASILQDTLEKESTFIPESLLARYGGEEFAVLLPDAGLQEAAQLAEHLRVAVLNAALPHPTSESHHVVTLSLGVGETFTGLDTSAAQLVENTDAALYQAKRLGRNQVIRTDQLEHLSEDLKLHSTPLKPWKKVLLVDDSSLVRSFLRHTLKHDGAEVIEAASVPAALQHLPEISQFELVVLDLNLEERSGLEVLKQIRAINQSVVVVVFSGKDPRGLQEALSMGADAYLSKGDFDLQGKDVPAFMQALNHAREFRQGMQARELLRQVQLDFFAVFAHDLKNPISALGLAVDMAAESRSLDDLRPLLSNARDAKTMLLDIMGQYQEFLRLQTHQAEVRPVPTRIGHFLAEVLDGLQLQMLLRQQHFDLNIQPEVKGVQVLLDRKVMYAALQSALISMMKHAPDQSTIHVNLSLEGNHVRLTLQDPHSRILPEEMNPLLYSPSLSHKWYGAGVSLPLLRVATEANGGRLWAETRAGLAQFVAEWPAHPQGPNT